In a single window of the Leisingera daeponensis DSM 23529 genome:
- a CDS encoding MAPEG family protein produces the protein MTPELTALTLAALLQVFQIALMAVPANLELGQGKTLGPRDRDRLGGDLQDQVSRRTARLYRAMNNHFEGLILFTIACLAVTLAGKSSPFTAGCAFAYLGARLLYIPAYAFGWVPWRSLIWSVGYLATALMLVAALL, from the coding sequence ATGACCCCCGAACTCACCGCCCTCACCCTCGCCGCGCTCCTGCAGGTCTTCCAGATCGCCCTGATGGCGGTGCCTGCAAACCTGGAGCTTGGCCAGGGCAAGACGCTAGGCCCGCGCGACCGCGACCGGCTGGGCGGCGATTTGCAGGATCAGGTCTCCCGCCGCACCGCGCGGCTGTACCGCGCGATGAACAACCATTTCGAAGGGCTGATCCTGTTCACAATTGCCTGCCTCGCGGTCACGCTGGCAGGCAAAAGCTCGCCCTTCACCGCGGGGTGCGCCTTTGCCTACCTCGGCGCGCGCCTGCTCTATATCCCGGCCTACGCCTTCGGCTGGGTGCCCTGGCGCAGCCTGATCTGGAGCGTGGGCTACCTCGCCACCGCCCTGATGCTGGTGGCGGCGCTGCTATGA